In Flavobacterium sp. WV_118_3, one DNA window encodes the following:
- a CDS encoding DUF262 domain-containing protein → MAYKSKSILQIVKEIEESKVFLPALQRKFVWGKPQIELLFDSLMRNFPIGTFLFWNLNKEVANNYVFYEFLREYDQRNPYNIKKSGSFLNTEIIGVLDGQQRLSSMYIGLQGTHTEKAPYMRWADDNAYRKSKLYLNLLSLPYRVNTENDIETIEEQNFEFRFLTDGESEDWIYRKIKQQDENENERVLEDNMFWFKVGDILTWKADPEIDVIIDSFISKCKTQKQKDILNEKRRLVKKTLETLYKRISSDQLINYFEIDKQDLEDILKIFIRVNSGGTQLNKTDLLFSTIVATWDNGRDEIEALLQKINRKGDGFGFSNEFLMRSCLVLTDAPILYKVNSFKSENVQKIKDEWRKIANAIEQTVELLVEFGFNQSLLTSQNATIIIAYYIYKSGVINDTTKIDIKKYLIHSLLNGIYGSSQDQLIAFLRNFFRTQSKDENGKAVYKLKNNYFSFEEILKLELPSKKSLYITEIELDNFMSYRKGASSFFVLSLLYPNLKYKEVQFHQDHIHPASKFDIDNFNLIGLNKEEHDEWLKRRDSIPNLQLLEGRQNESKNATAFNIWLSRKNEYDQTHFKTSNYIPEDISIEFKDFLIFYEKRKTKLKEELKKVLAINNDAQITSEEFLEQEAIADED, encoded by the coding sequence ATGGCATACAAAAGCAAAAGCATATTACAAATTGTAAAAGAGATAGAAGAAAGTAAAGTTTTCCTACCAGCTTTACAAAGAAAATTTGTTTGGGGTAAACCTCAAATTGAACTTCTTTTTGATTCATTAATGAGAAACTTTCCTATTGGAACTTTTCTTTTTTGGAATCTAAATAAAGAAGTTGCAAATAACTATGTTTTTTATGAGTTTCTACGAGAATACGATCAAAGAAATCCTTATAATATAAAGAAATCCGGGAGTTTTTTAAACACAGAAATAATTGGCGTACTTGACGGACAACAAAGACTAAGCTCTATGTATATTGGACTCCAAGGAACACACACCGAAAAAGCACCATATATGCGTTGGGCAGACGATAATGCTTATCGTAAGTCAAAACTCTATCTAAACTTACTTTCATTACCATATCGAGTTAACACGGAAAATGATATTGAAACTATTGAAGAACAAAATTTTGAATTTAGATTTCTAACAGACGGAGAAAGTGAAGATTGGATTTATAGAAAAATAAAGCAACAAGACGAAAACGAAAATGAAAGAGTTCTTGAAGATAATATGTTTTGGTTCAAGGTCGGAGATATATTGACATGGAAAGCTGACCCAGAAATTGATGTTATCATTGATTCTTTTATTTCAAAATGTAAGACCCAAAAACAAAAAGATATTCTCAATGAGAAAAGACGATTAGTCAAAAAAACGCTTGAAACTTTATATAAAAGAATATCATCTGACCAACTTATTAACTACTTTGAAATTGACAAGCAAGATTTAGAAGATATATTGAAAATATTCATACGAGTAAATAGCGGAGGAACGCAATTAAATAAAACAGACTTGTTATTTTCTACTATTGTCGCTACTTGGGACAATGGAAGAGATGAAATTGAAGCGCTATTACAAAAAATCAACAGAAAAGGCGATGGTTTCGGCTTCTCAAACGAGTTTTTAATGCGTTCTTGTTTGGTTTTGACTGATGCTCCTATTCTTTACAAGGTTAATTCGTTTAAATCTGAAAATGTTCAAAAAATCAAAGATGAATGGAGAAAGATTGCAAATGCAATAGAACAAACTGTAGAACTTTTAGTGGAATTTGGATTCAATCAAAGTTTACTAACTTCTCAAAATGCGACCATAATAATTGCTTATTACATATACAAAAGTGGCGTTATTAACGATACAACAAAAATTGACATAAAAAAATATCTAATACATTCATTGTTGAATGGTATTTATGGTAGTTCACAAGACCAATTGATTGCATTTTTAAGAAACTTTTTCCGAACACAATCAAAAGATGAAAATGGCAAAGCAGTTTATAAATTAAAGAACAATTATTTTTCTTTTGAAGAAATATTAAAACTTGAACTTCCTTCAAAAAAATCTCTTTACATAACTGAAATTGAGTTAGACAATTTTATGTCATACCGAAAAGGTGCTTCATCTTTCTTTGTTCTGTCATTATTATATCCTAATTTAAAATATAAAGAAGTTCAATTTCATCAAGACCACATACACCCTGCATCTAAATTTGACATTGACAATTTTAACTTAATTGGTCTGAATAAAGAAGAACACGATGAATGGTTAAAACGAAGAGATTCTATTCCTAATCTACAACTTTTAGAAGGCAGACAAAACGAGTCAAAAAACGCAACTGCATTTAATATTTGGTTATCCAGAAAAAATGAATATGATCAGACACATTTCAAAACCAGCAATTATATACCAGAAGACATTAGTATAGAGTTTAAAGACTTTTTAATATTTTACGAAAAAAGAAAGACAAAATTAAAAGAAGAACTCAAAAAAGTTTTAGCAATAAATAATGACGCTCAAATAACAAGCGAAGAATTTTTAGAACAAGAAGCAATTGCTGACGAGGATTAG
- a CDS encoding aminotransferase class V-fold PLP-dependent enzyme, with protein sequence MLYNTNLNLDQIRKDTPNCLDKLYFNNAGASLMPKPVMAKIQEYLIEEEKYGGYAAFDRNSAEIQQFYNEVAELIEAKPHNIAFAHSATDAYAKALSAIDFQKEDVILTTADDYVTNQMQFLSLQKRFGIAIQKVRNTENGDIDFEDFERLIAIKKPKLVCVTHIPTNSGLVQDVEKVSEICEREGLTFLLDACQSVGQLPVSVAKIKCDFMSVTGRKFLRGPRGTGFLYISDRMLEQGIHPLFIDGAGAIWRSEDTFELIEQGKRFQYWELPYALLLGLKEAIRYQKGLGIENIQSYNDQLMTYLRKNIATIPGVVTFDQGSVTCNILTFTKGEKPIVTLKEELLKRDVYCSISARESGVIDFDKKGIKGVVRISPHYFNTIDEVDRLLNHINDL encoded by the coding sequence ATGCTTTATAATACCAACTTAAATCTGGATCAGATTCGAAAAGACACACCCAATTGTCTCGATAAATTATATTTTAATAACGCCGGTGCTTCGTTGATGCCCAAACCGGTTATGGCGAAAATACAGGAATATCTTATTGAAGAAGAAAAGTATGGTGGCTATGCGGCTTTCGATCGGAATAGTGCCGAAATCCAACAGTTTTATAACGAAGTAGCTGAATTAATTGAAGCAAAACCCCATAATATCGCTTTTGCGCATAGTGCTACCGATGCCTATGCCAAAGCACTATCAGCAATCGATTTTCAAAAAGAGGATGTGATTCTGACTACAGCCGATGATTATGTGACCAATCAAATGCAGTTTTTATCATTGCAAAAACGATTTGGGATTGCGATTCAAAAGGTACGAAATACTGAAAACGGCGATATCGATTTTGAAGATTTTGAACGTCTTATCGCTATAAAAAAGCCGAAATTGGTTTGTGTAACGCATATACCTACCAATTCAGGTCTTGTCCAGGATGTTGAAAAAGTGAGTGAAATCTGTGAACGTGAAGGACTGACCTTTTTATTGGATGCCTGCCAGTCGGTTGGACAGTTGCCGGTTTCGGTAGCCAAAATAAAATGTGATTTTATGAGTGTTACCGGACGAAAATTTCTACGCGGACCAAGAGGTACGGGATTTTTATATATCTCGGATCGGATGCTGGAGCAGGGAATTCACCCGCTTTTTATCGATGGAGCCGGAGCGATCTGGCGTTCGGAAGATACATTTGAACTAATCGAACAAGGGAAACGTTTTCAGTATTGGGAACTTCCATATGCTTTATTGTTGGGCTTAAAAGAAGCTATCCGTTATCAGAAAGGTCTTGGAATAGAAAACATTCAGTCCTATAATGATCAGTTAATGACATACCTTCGGAAAAATATCGCTACGATACCTGGAGTAGTGACTTTTGATCAGGGTTCTGTGACTTGCAATATCCTGACATTTACAAAAGGAGAAAAACCAATTGTAACATTAAAAGAGGAATTGCTAAAAAGAGATGTGTATTGTAGCATCAGTGCTCGTGAATCGGGCGTGATTGATTTTGATAAAAAAGGAATAAAAGGCGTGGTTCGAATTTCACCACATTATTTTAATACGATCGACGAAGTAGACCGACTTTTAAATCATATTAACGATTTATAA
- a CDS encoding DUF6265 family protein codes for MKTKLALLFVGLLILGAWTVQESTDIKKANWIIGTWENKTSKGSLYETWRKINDHEYRGKSYILQGKDTVVFETVQLVQEGSNLFYIPTVKDQNNNQPVHFIAKISSENQLIFENRQHDFPQMITYTKTGTNTLTAEISGSKNGQERKQSFPMKRIK; via the coding sequence ATGAAAACAAAATTAGCGTTACTGTTTGTCGGTCTTCTCATTTTAGGGGCCTGGACAGTACAGGAATCAACCGACATCAAAAAAGCCAATTGGATCATTGGCACGTGGGAAAACAAAACGTCCAAAGGTAGTCTTTACGAAACCTGGCGTAAAATTAACGATCACGAATACCGTGGCAAAAGTTATATTTTACAAGGAAAAGATACGGTCGTTTTTGAAACGGTTCAACTCGTTCAGGAAGGATCCAATCTGTTCTATATTCCGACGGTTAAAGATCAGAACAACAACCAACCGGTGCATTTTATTGCTAAAATAAGTTCCGAAAATCAATTAATATTTGAAAACCGACAACACGATTTTCCACAGATGATCACCTATACCAAAACAGGCACAAATACGCTAACCGCCGAAATTTCCGGTAGCAAAAACGGACAGGAACGGAAGCAGTCTTTTCCGATGAAGCGGATAAAATAA
- a CDS encoding efflux transporter outer membrane subunit has product MSKRLNSYIGIGVSCLLLTVAGCKAPATLGRSENKNVPAAYNTTAVQDSVNTGKMKWKEYFTDKYLVALIDTALVKNQELNITMQEIEISRNEIRARKGEYLPFIGLKGSAGFDKVARFTNIGAMEANTEIKPGKEMPEPLQDYSIGAYATWELDIWNKLHNAKKAAVSKYLASVEGKNFTVTNLIAEIANSYYELLALDNQLAIVKQNIEIQGNALEIVKLQKLAARVNELAVRRFEAQVLNTKSLQFDIQQRITETENKINFLVGRFPQPVERSTATFSGLVPNMIHTGIPSQLLENRPDVKQAELDLVAAKLDIKVAKARFYPSLGISAGIGYQAFNPSYLIKPESLLYSLAGDLAAPLINRNAIKAAYYTANAKQIQAVYNYERTLLNAYIEVANQLAKISNTEKTFDLKSKQVEALNQSIEISNDLFSSARADYMEVLMTQRDALESKFDLIETKMKQMNAMVNIYRALGGGWN; this is encoded by the coding sequence ATGAGTAAGCGATTAAATTCATATATAGGTATAGGAGTAAGCTGTTTACTACTAACGGTTGCGGGGTGTAAAGCCCCTGCAACGTTGGGGAGATCGGAAAATAAAAACGTTCCGGCTGCCTATAACACAACAGCAGTACAGGATTCGGTGAATACCGGAAAAATGAAATGGAAGGAGTATTTTACCGATAAATATCTGGTAGCGCTTATCGATACGGCATTGGTGAAAAATCAGGAGTTGAATATCACAATGCAGGAGATTGAAATCAGTCGTAACGAAATCCGGGCGCGAAAAGGAGAATACCTACCGTTTATCGGATTAAAAGGTTCGGCCGGTTTCGATAAAGTAGCCCGTTTTACAAACATCGGTGCGATGGAAGCCAATACCGAGATCAAACCCGGAAAAGAAATGCCGGAACCGTTACAGGATTATTCCATTGGAGCCTATGCTACCTGGGAACTGGATATCTGGAATAAATTGCATAATGCTAAAAAAGCAGCCGTAAGCAAATACCTGGCATCGGTGGAAGGTAAAAACTTTACGGTGACCAACCTGATTGCCGAAATTGCAAATTCCTATTACGAGTTATTGGCTTTGGACAATCAGTTGGCTATTGTAAAACAGAATATCGAAATCCAGGGAAATGCACTGGAAATTGTAAAATTACAAAAACTGGCAGCCCGTGTGAACGAACTGGCTGTGCGCCGATTCGAAGCACAGGTGTTAAATACCAAAAGTCTGCAATTCGATATTCAACAACGCATCACGGAAACGGAAAACAAAATCAACTTTTTAGTAGGCCGTTTTCCGCAACCGGTGGAAAGAAGCACGGCTACGTTTAGCGGTTTGGTACCCAATATGATTCATACCGGAATTCCGTCGCAATTATTGGAAAACCGTCCGGATGTTAAACAAGCCGAATTGGATCTTGTTGCAGCCAAATTAGATATTAAAGTGGCCAAAGCCCGGTTTTATCCGTCTTTGGGGATTTCGGCCGGGATCGGTTACCAGGCGTTTAATCCAAGTTATTTAATCAAACCGGAATCCCTGTTGTATTCGTTGGCCGGCGATCTTGCCGCGCCGTTAATTAACAGAAATGCTATAAAAGCAGCGTATTATACGGCCAATGCCAAACAAATTCAGGCGGTGTATAATTACGAGCGTACGCTTTTAAATGCTTATATCGAAGTGGCCAACCAGTTGGCTAAGATCAGCAATACGGAAAAAACCTTCGACCTGAAATCCAAACAGGTGGAAGCTTTAAACCAGTCGATTGAAATTTCAAATGATCTTTTCAGTTCGGCAAGAGCCGATTATATGGAGGTCTTAATGACCCAACGTGACGCTCTGGAATCCAAATTTGACCTGATCGAAACCAAGATGAAGCAAATGAATGCGATGGTAAACATATACCGCGCATTAGGTGGTGGATGGAATTAA
- a CDS encoding helix-turn-helix domain-containing protein: MYYKTFDPASELRELIKCYWILESPEEATPERQTIVPDGCMEMIFHYGDLYRQYLPDGNNILQPRCFVIGQLTQPLEIESTGITGIFSVRFHPGGFLPFTNVPIREMENTAVSLEQLFSNDGLEMEQKILNASSVTERIQYIENFLRNRLTDANTIDRIIKTTVETILTANGQLTIETVSKQTNVNRRQLERKFATAIGLSPKQLSKTVRLQATLKMLLSKQFTSFTALAHENEYYDQAHFNKDFKELTGLTPKEFYGDQLKMSALFYGTE; encoded by the coding sequence ATGTATTATAAAACATTTGATCCGGCTTCGGAGTTACGCGAACTTATAAAATGCTATTGGATTCTGGAAAGTCCGGAAGAAGCAACACCGGAACGACAAACCATTGTTCCCGACGGTTGTATGGAAATGATTTTCCATTATGGCGATCTGTACCGGCAATACCTGCCCGACGGGAACAATATTCTACAACCCAGATGTTTTGTAATCGGACAACTCACCCAACCGTTGGAAATTGAGTCTACAGGAATAACCGGAATTTTTTCGGTTCGCTTTCACCCTGGCGGTTTTCTTCCCTTTACCAATGTTCCAATTCGGGAAATGGAAAATACCGCCGTTTCACTGGAACAACTATTTAGCAACGACGGACTCGAAATGGAACAAAAAATCCTGAATGCTTCATCGGTAACAGAACGTATTCAGTATATTGAAAACTTTTTACGAAATCGGCTAACCGACGCCAATACCATTGACCGGATTATCAAAACTACGGTTGAAACTATTTTAACCGCCAACGGTCAGCTAACCATTGAAACCGTTTCCAAACAAACCAATGTCAATCGCCGGCAACTGGAACGCAAATTTGCCACCGCTATCGGCTTAAGTCCCAAACAACTTTCTAAAACCGTACGACTTCAAGCGACTCTTAAAATGTTGCTCAGCAAACAATTTACCAGTTTTACCGCTCTAGCCCACGAAAATGAATATTATGATCAAGCGCATTTTAATAAAGATTTCAAAGAGCTAACCGGACTTACACCAAAAGAATTTTATGGTGATCAACTAAAAATGTCCGCTCTTTTTTATGGAACGGAATAG
- a CDS encoding PKD domain-containing protein: MKFKSLLIVCLLWITWSYAQTTKRVYFVGNSYTYYNNLPELIQKIALSTNDHLEYDSHTPGGSRFQQHAANPTVLNKIAEGNWDHVVLQEQSQLPSFPQQQVATMVYPYARQLVDAFKTANPCGSAVFYMTWGRKYGDEQNCNNGLPQLCTYEGMDNALYTSYMQMATDNKSLVSPVAKVWRAIREQDPGMELYVEDNSHPSYIGSMAAAFTFYTIFFKKDPTLTPFMGDLSQDDANMIKGIVKNIVFDHPETWFVGVHDNPSDFKWDDLQNRTYKFESLNPTATTYFWNFGDGATATIQNPQHTYQTNGTYTVSLTTNACNTNAIKTQTVTTTALSNNDFTKKRIRMYPNPTTDRIYLTAVDFDQITVCDVLGKSMRVAVSKTDEVIELDTAQLAPGTYFVQIQKETEKQFYKFLKK, encoded by the coding sequence ATGAAATTTAAAAGCTTGCTTATCGTGTGTTTGTTATGGATAACCTGGAGTTATGCGCAGACCACCAAAAGGGTATATTTTGTAGGGAATAGTTATACGTATTATAACAACCTGCCGGAGTTAATCCAAAAAATAGCACTATCTACAAATGATCATTTAGAATATGATAGTCATACGCCCGGTGGTTCGCGTTTTCAACAGCATGCTGCCAATCCAACGGTGTTGAATAAAATCGCTGAAGGGAACTGGGACCATGTGGTTTTACAGGAACAGAGTCAGTTGCCGTCGTTTCCACAGCAACAGGTGGCTACTATGGTATATCCGTATGCCCGGCAATTGGTCGATGCGTTTAAAACAGCCAATCCGTGTGGTTCTGCGGTTTTTTATATGACCTGGGGACGTAAGTATGGCGATGAGCAAAACTGTAATAACGGACTCCCACAGTTGTGTACCTATGAAGGAATGGACAATGCCCTGTATACCTCGTATATGCAAATGGCTACCGATAATAAAAGTCTGGTTTCACCGGTAGCAAAAGTCTGGCGCGCTATCCGGGAACAAGATCCGGGTATGGAGTTGTATGTAGAAGATAATTCGCATCCATCCTATATCGGTTCCATGGCTGCCGCGTTTACATTTTATACCATTTTTTTTAAAAAGGATCCCACATTAACACCATTTATGGGTGATTTGTCACAAGACGATGCTAATATGATCAAAGGAATCGTAAAAAATATTGTGTTTGATCATCCTGAAACCTGGTTTGTCGGAGTACATGACAATCCATCCGATTTCAAATGGGACGACCTTCAAAACCGAACGTATAAATTTGAATCATTAAATCCAACCGCGACAACCTATTTTTGGAATTTTGGCGACGGAGCAACAGCCACTATACAAAACCCACAACATACCTATCAGACCAATGGAACGTACACCGTTAGCCTGACAACCAATGCCTGTAATACGAATGCAATCAAAACACAAACGGTTACCACTACCGCATTATCCAACAACGATTTTACTAAAAAACGAATCCGGATGTATCCGAATCCAACTACTGATCGGATTTATCTAACAGCTGTCGATTTTGATCAAATCACGGTATGCGATGTTTTAGGGAAATCGATGCGTGTTGCAGTTTCCAAAACGGATGAAGTGATAGAACTCGATACAGCACAGCTTGCTCCCGGTACATATTTTGTTCAGATTCAAAAGGAAACCGAAAAACAGTTTTATAAATTTCTTAAAAAATAA